Proteins encoded within one genomic window of Triticum aestivum cultivar Chinese Spring chromosome 2D, IWGSC CS RefSeq v2.1, whole genome shotgun sequence:
- the LOC123049708 gene encoding heavy metal-associated isoprenylated plant protein 28 produces MGDLQIVLAGGTIEAQHVEMKVPLYSYGCEKKIKKALSNLKGIHSVQVDYHQQKVTVWGICNRNDVLAAVRRKRRAARFWGADQPDLGEDARLLGDAPKHYLRAFAAYRSRKSWKKLFPMIRL; encoded by the exons ATGGGTGATCTGCAGATCGTGCTGGCCGGGGGGACGATCGAGGCGCAGCACGTGGAGATGAAGGTGCCGCTCTACTCCTACGGCTgcgagaagaagatcaagaaggcACTGTCGAATCTCAAAG GGATACACTCGGTTCAGGTGGATTACCACCAGCAGAAGGTGACGGTGTGGGGGATATGCAACCGGAACGACGTGCTGGCCGCCGTCCGGCGGAAGCGGCGAGCGGCGCGGTTCTGGGGCGCGGACCAGCCGGATCTGGGCGAGGACGCTAGGCTGCTGGGGGACGCCCCGAAGCACTACCTGCGAGCGTTCGCCGCGTACAGGAGCAGGAAGTCGTGGAAGAAGCTCTTCCCCATGATCCGGCTGTAA